A portion of the Caenorhabditis elegans chromosome III genome contains these proteins:
- the C29F9.5 gene encoding histone acetyltransferase (Confirmed by transcript evidence) translates to MSESLEEALIEDLSNLRICVTSDNVQQQPRVSTATMNTLISRQLGLLLHAHECVRRDIKIREAAEKNEPAPHAMCKIQDCVIMKEVLKHMTSCKEGPKCNSVHCASSRTILSHWKKCFNEECPVCKPIIEQRTAPPQDTTPAEPKKPEHDQIWHLEVPKTYRSELIEKIYKGIMSNVKPGTLSEAQMDTWKEYSRSAELQIFDTAQKLEAYYHMAREKVCRYQEGFPRRQKTEEKDESDGSEKEDEADDRLEGTSTDYQGS, encoded by the exons ATGTCGGAATCCCTTGAGGAAGCGCTTA TCGAGGACCTCTCCAATCTCCGAATCTGTGTTACCTCCGATAACGTCCAGCAACAACCCAGGGTCTCAACAGCCACGATGAACACGCTGATCTCCCGTCAACTAGGGCTTCTGCTTCACGCCCACGAGTGTGTCCGTCGGGATATT aaaatccGTGAAGCTGCCGAGAAGAACGAGCCGGCTCCTCATGCAATGTGTAAGATTCAGGATTGTGTGATCATGAAGGAGGTGCTGAAGCATATGACGTCGTGCAAGGAAGGACCCAAGTGTAACT CGGTCCACTGTGCTTCCTCCCGCACCATCCTCAGCCATTGGAAGAAATGCTTCAACGAGGAATGCCCAGTGTGCAAGCCGATTATTGAGCAGCGGACTGCTCCTCCTCAGG ACACCACCCCTGCGGAGCCCAAAAAACCAGAACACGACCAGATCTGGCACCTGGAAGTCCCCAAAACCTACCGAAGCGAACTCATCGAGAAGATCTACAAGGGAATCATGTCCAATGTGAAGCCGGGTACCCTGTCCGAGGCCCAAATGGATACCTGGAAGGAGTACTCGAGATCTGCGGAGCTTCAGATCTTCGATACCGCCCAAAAGCTGGAAGCGTACTACCATATGGCTAGAGAGAAGGTTTGCCGCTACCAGGAAGGATTTCCAAGACGTCAGAAGACGGAGGAGAAGGATGAAAGTGATGGTTCAGAGAAGGAGGATGAGGCTGACGATCGCTTGGAGGGGACTTCCACGGACTACCAGGGTTCCTAA
- the pals-24 gene encoding DUF4200 domain-containing protein (Confirmed by transcript evidence): MTARKNDEDALQNLSKINLENTNSESNVKYLLFLQNLEKHEKMMETEQAERKMLRLKQEEQLEEVMKLIEITKNSLKMDFQKKKQILKQHAEKWRMLKEQHKKEIEEFEKQNADQKETDGTSLGKLQDPLKPLLPFFKSQRDEFERIRYDPELAEEHFIEAYKRKKSVITEVFDEFENILWSVCSFSDKLTSISCYKKEMDPDCLIENVNTLSNELENFEKVTAEFTKYLVNTDGIHPDLYKACSDYKMRLETVMNDENVFAILMQLPEAIAERNQEDIDFYVDLAESLETELLPFLPESI; this comes from the exons ATGACTGCTCGAAAAAATGACGAAG ATGCTCTacaaaacctttcaaaaataaatttg GAAAACACGAATTCTGAAAGTAATGTTaaatatttgttgtttttgcaaaacttggaaaaaca CGAGAAGATGATGGAGACGGAACAAGCGGAG cgGAAGATGCTCAGATTAAAACAAGAAGAGCAATTAGAAGAAGTGATGAAG TTGATAGAGATTACGAAAAATTCGTTGAAGATGgatttccagaaaaagaaacaaatattGAAGCAACACGCTGAAAAG tgGAGGATGTTGAAAGAGCAACACAAAAAGGAAATCGAAGAATTTGAGAAACAG AATGCGGATCAAAAAGAAACTGACGGAACATCGTTAGGAAAATTACAGGATCCGCTGAAAcctcttcttccttttttt AAATCACAAAGGGATGAATTTGAAAGAATTCGCTATGATCCTGAACTTGCGGAAGAACACTTTATCGAGGCTTATAAGAGGAAGAAAAGTGTCATTACGGAAGTTTTTgacgaatttgaaaatattctatGGTCTGTTTGTTCATTCAGCGACAAGTTGACATCCATAAGCTGT tacaaaaaagaaatggacCCGGATTGCCTAATAGAAAACGTTAACACTTTGTCGAATGAGTtggaaaactttgagaaaGTTACTGCAGAGTTTACCAAGTATTTGGTGAACACCGATGGCATTCATCCGGATTTATACAAAGCCTGCTCGGATTATAAAATGCGACTAGAAACCGTAATGAATgacgaaaatgtttttgcaattttgatgCAACTCCCAGAAGCAATTGCTGAAAGAAATCAGGAGGACATTGATTTCTATGTCGATTTAGCAGAAAGCTTGGAGACCGAATTATTGCCTTTCCTTCCAGAgtctatttaa
- the C29F9.12 gene encoding uncharacterized protein (Confirmed by transcript evidence), which translates to MSILARKPRKETENYNSSRAPSHHQCQLEVIECRFWRRFLPTGGSKIFERKNMSKEKETSSH; encoded by the exons atGTCAATCCTAGCCCGTAAACCCAGAAAGGAAACCGAAAACT acaattcctCCAGAGCTCCTTCACACCATCAGTGTCAGCTCGAAGTTATTGAGTGCCGATTTTGGAGACGTTTTCTCCCGACAGGTGgatcaaaaatt ttcgaaCGCAAAAACATGAGCAAGGAAAAGGAAACTTCATCACACTGA
- the pals-23 gene encoding Protein containing ALS2cr12 (ALS2CR12) signature (Product from WormBase gene class pals;~Confirmed by transcript evidence), with the protein MSHELLFSKVKLKINQFIDDLKSTDSLFSGMKFASMLMLIRYRTAELLSRSLSLISWKKRTKTPANSSRRKGLVDSLTMEVF; encoded by the exons ATGAGCCATGAACTGCTGTTCTCGAAGGTAAAGCTCAAGATTAATCAATTTATAGATGACTTGAAGTCGACTGATAGTTTG TTCAGTGGAATGAAGTTCGCTTCGATGCTCATGTTGATAAGATATCGGACTGCAGAACTTCTATCAAGGAGCTTATCACtaatttcttggaaaaaacgaacaaaaaccCCGGCCAATTCCTCACGGCGCAAGGGGTTAGTCGATTCTCTTACAATGGAAGTATTTTGA
- the pals-23 gene encoding Protein containing ALS2cr12 (ALS2CR12) signature (Product from WormBase gene class pals;~Confirmed by transcript evidence) yields MSHELLFSKVKLKINQFIDDLKSTDSLWNEVRFDAHVDKISDCRTSIKELITNFLEKTNKNPGQFLTAQGNFATSILGILNDRFMIAIVTKGLSKADGEEFKSYGELADSLINNFRVQISSLNSVKQELTRKRERVGNAKPTIDKFQTILYWTNAIRTNMSIIGAIIYPMQRTVVKVNAKTLNSQFSAMQKNREILEQCHDKFKEFLNNDARVPPELFESFSRFQLNLAELMNNADFIAVCTHLSKAVEENNEEMILYYGKKVRALNQYFAKVTGDTEEELHQIVLENVQEPTSFLQVPSNPT; encoded by the exons ATGAGCCATGAACTGCTGTTCTCGAAGGTAAAGCTCAAGATTAATCAATTTATAGATGACTTGAAGTCGACTGATAGTTTG TGGAATGAAGTTCGCTTCGATGCTCATGTTGATAAGATATCGGACTGCAGAACTTCTATCAAGGAGCTTATCACtaatttcttggaaaaaacgaacaaaaaccCCGGCCAATTCCTCACGGCGCAAGGG AACTTTGCGACCAGCATTCTTGGCATTCTTAATGATCGCTTCATGATTGCTATTGTCACGAAAGGTCTGTCAAAAGCAGATGGTGAagaatttaaaagttatgGCGAACTCGCAGACAGTCTGATCAACAACTTCAGAGTGCAAATTTCCAGTCTCAACAGCGTTAAACAAGAACTAACAAGAAAGCGGGAACGTGTAGGAAACGCTAAGCCAACCATTGATAAATTTCAAACCATTTTATACTGGACCAATGCGATTAGGACAAATATGTCGATCATTGGAGCTATT atttacCCAATGCAAAGGACGGTTGTAAAAGTCAATGCCAAGACactaaattctcaattttctgcgatgcaaaaaaaccgagaaataCTTGAACAATGTCATGACAAGTTCAAAGAGTTCCTGAATAACGACGCTCGTGTTCCTCCAGAACTATTTGAATCCTTCTCG AGATTCCAACTTAATTTGGCGGAATTGATGAACAACGCGGATTTCATCGCAGTCTGCACACATCTATCGAAAGCAGTTGAAGAAAATAACGAGGAAATGATTTTGTATTACGGAAAGAAAGTTAGAGCCTTGAACCAGTATTTCGCAAAAGTCACCGGCGATACCGAGGAAGAACTACATCAAATTGTGCTCGAGAATGTTCAAGAGCCCACTTCTTTCCTTCAAGTTCCTAGTAACCCCacataa
- the pals-23 gene encoding Protein containing ALS2cr12 (ALS2CR12) signature (Product from WormBase gene class pals;~Partially confirmed by transcript evidence) has protein sequence MSHELLFSKVKLKINQFIDDLKSTDSLWNEVRFDAHVDKISDCRTSIKELITNFLEKTNKNPGQFLTAQGNFATSILGILNDRFMIAIVTKDSLINNFRVQISSLNSVKQELTRKRERVGNAKPTIDKFQTILYWTNAIRTNMSIIGAIIYPMQRTVVKVNAKTLNSQFSAMQKNREILEQCHDKFKEFLNNDARVPPELFESFSRFQLNLAELMNNADFIAVCTHLSKAVEENNEEMILYYGKKVRALNQYFAKVTGDTEEELHQIVLENVQEPTSFLQVPSNPT, from the exons ATGAGCCATGAACTGCTGTTCTCGAAGGTAAAGCTCAAGATTAATCAATTTATAGATGACTTGAAGTCGACTGATAGTTTG TGGAATGAAGTTCGCTTCGATGCTCATGTTGATAAGATATCGGACTGCAGAACTTCTATCAAGGAGCTTATCACtaatttcttggaaaaaacgaacaaaaaccCCGGCCAATTCCTCACGGCGCAAGGG AACTTTGCGACCAGCATTCTTGGCATTCTTAATGATCGCTTCATGATTGCTATTGTCACGAAAG ACAGTCTGATCAACAACTTCAGAGTGCAAATTTCCAGTCTCAACAGCGTTAAACAAGAACTAACAAGAAAGCGGGAACGTGTAGGAAACGCTAAGCCAACCATTGATAAATTTCAAACCATTTTATACTGGACCAATGCGATTAGGACAAATATGTCGATCATTGGAGCTATT atttacCCAATGCAAAGGACGGTTGTAAAAGTCAATGCCAAGACactaaattctcaattttctgcgatgcaaaaaaaccgagaaataCTTGAACAATGTCATGACAAGTTCAAAGAGTTCCTGAATAACGACGCTCGTGTTCCTCCAGAACTATTTGAATCCTTCTCG AGATTCCAACTTAATTTGGCGGAATTGATGAACAACGCGGATTTCATCGCAGTCTGCACACATCTATCGAAAGCAGTTGAAGAAAATAACGAGGAAATGATTTTGTATTACGGAAAGAAAGTTAGAGCCTTGAACCAGTATTTCGCAAAAGTCACCGGCGATACCGAGGAAGAACTACATCAAATTGTGCTCGAGAATGTTCAAGAGCCCACTTCTTTCCTTCAAGTTCCTAGTAACCCCacataa
- the nhr-280 gene encoding Nuclear Hormone Receptor family (Product from WormBase gene class nhr;~Partially confirmed by transcript evidence) produces the protein MLSGTRSRSSTKARKGTPRPPALSQSVYCGRRYTGPHTTFFFEITNDEYLLLSVLIFCNPALLQLSENGKLLLTIYRNLYCSALLQHCLLNNQKSGPARFTELLGVYQAIEVHYSDLANYIVLFQLNRPKVNQIVKNCFEAVT, from the exons atgctATCGGGAACCAG GAGTAGGTCATCCACGAAGGCGAGAAAAGGCACACCACGCCCGCCCGCGCTATCTCAATCTGTGTACTGCGGCCGACGCTACACGGGACCTCacaccacttttttttttgaaataactaaTGACGAGTACCTGCTGCTAAGTGTTTTGATCTTTTGTAATCCAG cactaCTGCAACTTTCTGAAAACGGAAAGCTCTTGCTAACCATCTATCGAAACTTGTATTGCTCTGCACTTCTTCAACATTGCCTattaaataatcaaaaatcggGACCAGCTCGTTTTACTGAGCTACTCGGAGTTTATCAAGCTATTGAAGTTCATTATAGTGATCTCGCAAATTATATTGTCTTGTTTCAATTGAATCGGCCAAAAGTGAACCagattgtaaaaaattgttttgaagcTGTAACCTGA
- the C29F9.2 gene encoding uncharacterized protein (Confirmed by transcript evidence), whose product MSASETRSKVLTDESTGSTAIEESPRNRQNEEPEQTSQTENLQTDPFNARISEIFEKQTVAFERQMMIKEEEFMSQMKEREEVKLKDLETKLENFEKWRKEIRLEGAKELNIKLHSEPEVSAELEHEGGLQEK is encoded by the exons ATGAGTGCTTCTGAAACTAGGAGCAAGGTTTTGACAGATGAATCTACTGGAAGTACAGCAATTGAAG aaagccCCAGAAACCGGCAAAATGAAGAACCAGAG CAAACTTCCCAAACCGAGAATTTGCAAACTGACCCATTCAATGctagaatttctgaaattttcgagaaacaaACTGTCGCTTTTGAAAGACAAATGATGATCAAAGAAGA agaattcATGAGTCAAATGAAGGAAAGGGAGGAAGTTAAGCTCAAAGATCTGGAG acaaagctagaaaatttcgagaaatggCGCAAAGAAATTCGACTGGAAGGGGCTAAGGAATTGAACATAAAGCTTCACAGTGAGCCAGAGGTCTCCGCAGAGCTGGAGCATGAAGGAGGTCTCCAGGAGAAATAG
- the pals-22 gene encoding Retrotrans_gag domain-containing protein (Confirmed by transcript evidence) yields MSSNENSDDVPEQRQIVRRSRVYNPRDPSSPEPPYDPYPPGIHAQAGCATRPISAHIVPQALIEPIRLHREEDELAGTSSCRPVPQCDFNLESDRWEEDQLENPQIKSQWKGSETRPVANFARRQQRVLRTDWKHVDVQITVWEELKKVLEAAEIVDVTLNMMKTLNPDTKAMWLLKFHTTSLTEYLEDFESRAEYFNEMLLELDGIHPDLFTECSNYISQLKDVTHSRELQAVQVHLPKAVKNSDAQKVRFYLQLAGEAKKDIAVVLNNNKVKTLLIDNGFTL; encoded by the exons ATGtcttcaaatgaaaattcagatGATGTTCCTGAGCAACGACAAATAGTAAGACGTTCTCGTGTTTATAACCCCAGGGATCCATCTTCACCTGAACCTCCTTATGACCCTTATCCACCTGGGATTCATGCTCAAGCGGGATGTGCGACTCGACCTATCAGTGCTCATATCGTGCCTCAAGCGCTCATTGAACCAATCAGGTTGCATAGAGAAGAAGATGAACTCGCCGGTACCTCGTCTTGCAGGCCAGTACCTCAATGTGATTTTAATCTTG AAAGTGACCGCTGGGAAGAAGATCAACTGGAAAATCCGCAAATCAAGTCACAGTGGAAAGGTTCCGAAACAAGACCAGTGGCGAATTTTGCAAGACGACAACAGAGAGTTCTCAGAACTGATTGGAAACATGTGGACGTGCAGATTACGGTTTGGGAAGAACTTAAAAAGGTGTTGGAAGCGGCTGAAATAGTTGATGTGACACTAAATATGATGAAAACATTG AATCCCGATACCAAAGCTATGTGGCTACTAAAATTTCATACAACTTCCCTAACAGAATACCTTGAGGATTTTGAATCGAGAGCAGAGTATTTTAATGAAATGTTACTCGAGCTCGACGGAATTCACCCGGATCTGTTCACAGAGTGCTCG AATTATATTTCTCAACTGAAAGATGTAACACACAGCAGAGAGCTCCAAGCAGTTCAAGTGCACCTCCCGAAGGCTGTGAAGAATTCTGATGCACAAAAAGTTCGGTTTTACTTGCAATTGGCTGGAGAAGCGAAAAAAGACATTGCTGTTGTGTTAAATAATAATAAGGTCAAAACATTGCTAATTGATAATGGTTTTACACTTTGA
- the pals-25 gene encoding Protein containing ALS2cr12 (ALS2CR12) signature (Confirmed by transcript evidence;~Product from WormBase gene class pals), with translation MVDLRLDVIRKKVHHIVESLQRISTLCNPKIGEPSVNPGGHEADVEVLVAGREDLRDKIYELTTNNSGRIHAEQVRILSDIQYITQETYFSTICFHLSQCVDRGDCEDLKKYGEFAELLVQQILEQLRNFDSVEVKQATKAESLETARQTFRKIKSLTSPVFSIEKVLRKIETLCLPPDGDAPSIGVRELDVEFNSIKSFTEEFETSASDFDTYLSSTSHLALEIFEYSSTLLQELGDMVNNRELTSVCTHLPIAIDQKNKDKITFYGQQVAELCNKMTDNRKKIERSLRQLQKDHVSQASYVGL, from the exons ATGGTAGACCTCAGACTCGATGTGATCAGGAAGAAAGTTCACCATATTGTTGAAAGCCTGCAACGGATCAGTACTTTG tgcaaTCCGAAGATTGGTGAGCCCTCTGTGAACCCGGGTGGCCATGAAGCAGACGTTGAAGTTCTAGTAGCTGGTAGAGAAGACCTACGTGATAAAATATACGAACTTACGACTAACAATTCTGGAAGGATCCATGCTGAGCAAGTT agaattttaTCTGATATTCAATACATTACTCAAGAAACTTATTTCTCTACAATTTGCTTTCATCTCTCACAATGTGTTGATCGGGGTGACTGTGAAGATTTGAAGAAGTATGGGGAGTTTGCGGAGTTGCTGGTTCAGCAAATACTCGAACAACTGAGGAATTTTGATTCCGTAGAAGTGAAACAGGCAACTAAAGCGGAATCACTTGAAACTGCTCGGCAAAcgttcagaaaaatcaaaagtctTACATCGCCGGTATTTAGCATTGAAAAAGTATTGCGGAAGATTGAAACTCTT TGCTTACCTCCTGACGGAGATGCTCCAAGCATTGGAGTTCGTGAGCTGGATGTGGAATTTAATTCCATTAAATCTTTTACTGAAGAATTTGAGACAAGTGCAAGCGATTTTGATACTTATTTGAGTAGCACATCGCATTTGGCTTTGGAGATATTTGAGTATAGTTCG ACTCTCCTACAAGAACTAGGAGACATGGTGAACAATCGGGAGCTAACATCGGTGTGCACTCATCTTCCAATCGCCATTGATCAAAAGAACAAGGATAAAATAACGTTTTATGGACAACAGGTGGCCGAGTTGTGCAATAAAATGACTGACaatagaaagaaaattgaacgTAGTCTTCGTCAACTCCAAAAAGATCATGTCAGTCAGGCATCGTACGTGGGCCTCTGA
- the fbxb-81 gene encoding F-box associated domain-containing protein (Confirmed by transcript evidence), producing the protein MTSGFPILRLPSKPLRFLLQTMKMLDVVSISFSSKTAKRRVEELNMNVSCIDMYLSTSTIRLVVEFDGTFPLTFQIPDEMIESEPRKLNKKLNYMKVKKGPIPEETEIFHWKPSGIRFKEIANHVLEIFHKSEFYMLMITYDYDYETLLQELKDFKICKLFISSNFMQNSKLHRSLLVNYSRQFDKLALDYHSLKPKVFHSIVSLNYNSFCLERVALKLEDLLVSNISEMRIDIMRIGTRCPSKQLCLFLKHWINGSNNRLEYLVMNLPANSTENQFLLIALNGIEYQLAPTDKEWVFSDNRPIKTIVVEAGGFDIRRNDGTIATVTVDETFQYLRMFVWK; encoded by the exons ATGACGAGTGGTTTTCCAATTCTTCGATTACCTTCAAAACCTCTACGTTTTTTACTTCAAACGATGAAAATGCTAGATGT agtaaGCATCTCATTCtcttcaaaaactgcaaaacgtCGTGTTGAGGAGTTGAATATGAACGTTTCCTGTATTGATATGTATTTGTCAACGTCAACGATAAGACTAGTTGTTGAGTTTGATGGTACTTTTCCATTGACGTTTCAAATTCCCGACGAGATGATTGAGTCTGAGCCGcggaaattaaacaaaaaactgaattatatgaaagtgaaaaaaggcCCAATTCCTGAggaaactgaaatatttcattGGAAACCGTCGGGAATTCGTTTCAAAGAGATCGCAAATCATGTTCTTGAAATATTCCAcaaatctgaattttataTGCTTATGATTACTTACGATTACGACTACGAAACGTTGTTGCAAGAAttgaaagatttcaaaatttgcaaactaTTCATTTCTTCTAATTTCATGCAAAACTCCAAGCTTCATAGAAGCCTATTGGTTAACTATTCACGCCAATTTGATAAGCTGGCTCTAGACTATCATTCATTGAAACCTAAAGTCTTTCATTCAATTGTCAGTCTTAACTACAATAGTTTCTGTCTGGAAAGAGTTGCCTTGAAACTAGAAGATTTGTtggtttcaaatatttctgaaatgcGTATTGATATAATGCGTATTGGTACACGATGTCCCTCAAAGCAACTATGCTTGTTTCTAAAACATTGGATTAATGGATCAAACAACCGTTTGGAATATCTCGTAATGAATCTTCCCGCCAATTCCACTGAAAACCAATTTCTTTTGATTGCCTTAAATGGTATTGAATATCAATTGGCACCAACCGACAAGGAGTGGGTTTTTTCCGACAATCGGCCTATAAAAACTATTGTCGTTGAAGCTGGAGGATTTGATATCAGACGGAACGATGGAACCATTGCAACTGTCACTGTCGATGAAACGTTTCAATATTTGCGTATGTTCGTGTGGAAATGA
- the fbxb-82 gene encoding F-box domain-containing protein (Confirmed by transcript evidence) — protein sequence MTNGFPILRLPSKPLRSILQTMKFVELVSISFTSKVAKRHVKALNMKVSYINMFLSRLTIRLVVNFNGTLPLNFRIPDRNVSEPRKLNKKLNYMKVKEGPIFEETEVFEWKPSGIRFKEIANHVLEIFHKSEFSTLMISHDYDYKTMLQELKDFKIRKLCISSDRIQNSELRRNLLEKYSRQFRELALDYHSLKPQEFHLIVSISYNNCYLYKVPMKLEDLLVSNIFLMCIDKPCPLKQLCLFLKHWINGSNDRLEYLEMNLPANSTKTQFISIALNGIDYQLASTDKEWESANNGLIKTTVVKTGGFDIRQNDGTIATVTVDETFQKLRMFVWK from the exons ATGACGAACGGTTTCCCAATTCTTCGATTACCTTCAAAACCTCTACGTTCTATACTTCAAACGATGAAATTTGTAGAATT agtgaGCATCTCTTTTACCTCAAAAGTTGCAAAACGTCATGTTAAGGCATTGAATATGAAAGTTTCCTATATTAATATGTTTTTGTCAAGACTAACGATAAGACTAGTTGTTAATTTCAATGGTACTTTgccattgaattttcgaattcccgACAGGAATGTTTCCGAACcgagaaaattaaacaaaaaactgaattataTGAAAGTGAAAGAAGGCCcaatttttgaggaaacaGAAGTATTTGAGTGGAAACCGTCGGGAATTCGGTTCAAAGAGATCGCAAATCATGTCCTTGAAATATTTCACAAGTCTGAATTTAGTACGCTCATGATTTCTCACGATTACGACTACAAAACGATGCTGCAAGAGTTGAAAGATTTCAAGATTCGCAAACTGTGCATTTCTTCTGATCGCATTCAAAACTCCGAGCTTCGTAGAAACCTATTGGAGAAGTATTCACGACAGTTTAGAGAGCTGGCTCTAGACTATCATTCATTGAAACCTCAAGAGTTTCACTTAATTGTCAGTATTAGCTACAATAATTGTTACCTGTACAAAGTTCCCATGAAACTTGAAGATTTGTtggtttcaaatatttttttaatgtgtatTGATAAACCATGTCCCTTAAAGCAACTATGCTTGTTTCTAAAACATTGGATTAATGGATCAAACGACCGATTGGAATATCTCGAAATGAATCTTCCCGCCAATTCCACTAAAACCCAATTTATTTCGATTGCCTTAAATGGTATTGATTATCAATTGGCATCAACCGACAAGGAGTGGGAGAGTGCCAATAATGGGCTTATAAAAACTACTGTCGTTAAAACTGGAGGATTTGATATCAGACAAAACGATGGAACCATTGCAACTGTCACTGTcgatgaaacttttcaaaaattgcgcATGTTCGTGTGGAAATGA
- the fbxb-83 gene encoding F-box associated domain-containing protein (Confirmed by transcript evidence), with protein sequence MKLLDVVSISFTSKVAKRHVEALNMKVSHIQMMLSRQTMRIMVKLDGTLKLTFQTPDENDSEPRKLNKKLSYMKVKKGPIAEKTKVFYWKPPGFTFRTVHVCSIFMEDLKFHRDILMKYSRQFNKLTLDYHSLKSQEFHSILSLNYDRFCLEKATKLEDLLVSNISEMHIDYPSPLKQVCLFLKHWINGSNKRLEYLEIKLPARSTETQFISIALNGIKYQLAPIDKKWEFLNNRFIKTTVVKAGGYDIRQNDGTIATVTFYEAFPYLRMFVWK encoded by the exons ATGAAATTGCTGGATGT AGTGAGCATCTCTTTTACCTCAAAAGTTGCAAAACGACACGTTGAGGCGTTGAATATGAAAGTTTCCCATATTCAAATGATGTTGTCACGGCAAACGATGAGAATAATGGTTAAATTGGATGGtactttaaaattaactttccaAACTCCCGACGAGAATGATTCTGAGCCGcggaaattaaacaaaaaactgagttatatgaaagtgaaaaaaggcCCAATTGCTGAGAAAACAAAAGTATTTTATTGGAAACCGCCGGGTTTTACGTTTCGAACAGTACATGTTTGCTCTATTTTCATGGAAGATCTTAAGTTTCATAGAGACATATTGATGAAGTATTCGCGCCAATTTAATAAGCTTACTCTAGACTATCATTCATTGAAATCTCAAGAGTTTCACTCAATTCTCAGTCTTAACTACGATAGATTTTGCCTGGAAAAAGCTACCAAACTAGAAGATTTATtggtttcaaatatttccgaAATGCACATTGATTATCCATCACCCTTAAAACAGGTATGTCTATTCCTGAAGCATTGGATTAATGGATCAAACAAACGATTGGAATATCTTGAAATAAAACTTCCCGCCAGATCAACTGAAACCCAATTTATTTCGATTGCCTTGAATGGTATTAAATATCAATTGGCACCAATTGACAAAAAGTGGGAGTTTCTCAATAATAGGTTTATAAAAACCACTGTCGTTAAAGCTGGAGGATATGATATCAGACAAAACGATGGAACCATTGCAACTGTCACTTTTTATGAAGCCTTTCCATATTTGCGTATGTTCGTGTGGAAATGa
- the T17A3.12 gene encoding uncharacterized protein (Confirmed by transcript evidence): MQPLRLLFYVMSVKPYLLCNYLFGCSSRLVNRRVLNVFLQCSD, from the coding sequence ATGCAACCATTGCGACTATTGTTCTACGTAATGTCGGTAAAGCCTTACCTTTTATGCAACTATTTGTTTGGATGTAGTTCTAGATTAGTTAACCGTCGggttttgaatgtttttttgcaatgctctgattaa